Below is a window of Pirellulales bacterium DNA.
GTCGGGCACCAAAACCACGAAGACGCAGAATTTCAAACTCGCCGAGGCGCTGCGCGATCACAGCCGCGACTTGCTGTTGCTCTCCGCCACGCCGCACCAGGGCGATCACTTCCGCTTTTGGATGCTGGTGCGGCTGTTGAACCCGACGCTGTTCACCGGCACCGACGATATGATCAACAACCGGCATCGGCTGAACGCGGTTGTCTTTCGCCGCACTCAGGCCGACGCGTGCGACGCCCACGGCGAGCCGCTGTTCTCGCGACGGCAGGTCCACACGCAGAGCTTTCCTCTTTCACCGCCGGAAAAAGCGTTCTATGACGCCCTGATGGACTACCTGCGCGACGGTTACAATCTGGCCGAAGCAGCCGGCAGCCAGGGCCGCGCGCTGGGATTCGTGATGACGATCTTTCAGAAGATCGCGGCCAGCAGCTTTGCCGCGGTCGGCACCACCCTGCGGCGCCGGCTGCTGGGCCTGACGCTGCACGAGGCGATCGTTTGCGACGAGAACCTGGATGCCGACGGCCGCGACCGGGCCTTGGAAGCGGCCCGGCAGCAGATTCGCTCGATGTTCGGCCTGGCCAACGACGGCCTGGGCCGTGCCGAGGCCGATCGGATTCTCGCCGACGCCAAGCTGCGGCTGCTGAGAAAACTTGGCGAAAAGGTCGACGTCGACACCGACGCCAGTGAAACCAAAGCAGCCGGCGACGAAGAGGCGGCGGCGAGCCTGGTCGCCGTGGCGCTGCCGGCCGAACGAAAGCGAATTTCCGAATTGCTGGCCATGATGCCGCACGGCGACGAAAGCAAAACGCTGGAGCTATTGCGGGCACTGGCCGATTTGTGGGCGATGCACCCGCGGGAAAAGATCGTCGTCTTCACGACGTATTTAGGAAGTGTCGATGCATTGCGGGCCGCCATTGAAAGGCAATTTCCCGGTTATGGCGTCGATGTGCTCAAGGGCGGCGACCACGGCGCGAAGGTCGCGGCCGAACGGCGTTTCAGAAAGCCCGACGGACCGCGGGTGCTGATTTGCACCGCGGCCGGGCGCGAGGGCATCAACCTGCAATTCGCGCGCGTCTTGTTCAACCATGACCTCCCCTGGAACCCGATGGACCTGGAGCAGCGGATTGGCCGAATCCATCGCTACGGCCAGGCCCACACGGCGCAGGTTTACAACCTGGTGTCGGCCGACACGATCGAAGGCGAGATTTTCCTGCTCTTGGAAGAGAAGTTGCTCGAAATTGCGAAAGCTTTGGGCAAAGTTGACGAACTGGGGCAGGTGACTGAGGATTTGCGCGGCCAGATTCTTGGTCAGCTCTCGGAGCGTGTGTCGTACGACAGGCTTTATCAAGACGCCGTCAAGGATCCGACGCTCCGGCGCACGCGGCAAGAGCTGGAAGTCGCATTGGAGAACGCGCGGATGGCGCGGCAGGTCGTCTTTGAGTTGTTCCAGGACCTGGAAGGCTTTCGCCTCGACGACTACAAGCAATTCGACGACGGCGGGCAGGCGCTGCGCCGGTTGCTGGCTTTCGTGCGTGAAGCCGTGCGGCATGATGGCGGAGTTTTTCAGGCGGAGAATGCAACGACGTTCAAGGTATCGGTCAATGGCGATGGCGCATTATTGCTGACCACCGACCGCGATGCGGCCAAGCGTGACGAGAAGCTGACGCTTCTTGGGCTCGAGCATCCTTTCGTGAGACGTCTGATCGACCATCACCAGCAGTTGCCTTCGACGGCCCGTGCGCTGGTCGGCCGCTTACCTCGCAACGGTGATTCGCGCGGAGCGATCAGCACCTGGCACGTCCAGGCGCAGGCCGGCAAGGGCCAGTTTTATCAGCGAATTGTGACTGTGGGATTGGGTGCGAACGGTGAACGGTCCCCGATTGTCGAACGGCACGCCGACGAAATACTCGAGCTTGAGCCGGTCAACGCGGCAGTCTTCGACGCCGGACATCGAACCAAAGTGGTCCGTTTGACCATCCCGGAGATGATCCGTCGCGATCTCTCTCATGCCGGTATGCTCAGCGCTGAGAGTTCAGTTAGCGCTCGGCTGCTGGGCTGGGTGGAACTTTGCTAGGCGTGGAAGAAGCCCTCGCCGTCGAGGCCGCTCCGTGAGCATGTCAAGGGAATCGTCCCGAAACTTTCTGGCGGCTGGCGGCGTCTAATTGTTCGCGGCTGGTGGCAGGCGACCCTACCGGAATTTTTCCGCAGAGGTGGATTTTTTGGCTGTCGCCAAGCGTATTGCTGGCAGACGGGAAAAAACAGCGGGCCGATGGTCCGCCGTGCGTGCTGAAACATTGAGCAGTGACGCCGGCTGTTGGTCGACCGCACCCCCGCGCACGGTGTGGGCAAATTTGCCCACACCGATGAAACACGAGGTTTTTGCCTATCAATAACCCGACGGTATTGCCGCTAGGCCATGACGCTGAATCCTTTTATTTCTCACAAGTGTTTAGATCGCGACGACCCTCGCTTGGCTCGCCGGAGGGACGGGGAACGCCTGCTCAACTGTCGGAATCCGACAGTTGGCCAATGGTGGGGGGTTCCCTCCGCGTTCTCGACCAGCAGTGCGGGTCAGAAAATGGGCGTTTGAGACGGTGCCGCAGCACCCGGCGCACCAACGTCGCAAGCCGAGGCTGCGAAAGCATTTACGCCGAGCATGTTGTAAAGCTTCGCCGAACCCGGTACGCGGGCCCGTACACCAACCCGAAGCGCCAGCGAGGAACGTGAAAAGGCGGCAAAACCTCGCTCGCGCTTCGGGTTAGTGTGAAAATGGGAACGGGTTCGGCGAAGCTTTACAGCATGTTGGGCGAAGCCGCATCCGCATCCGCGACGGCGGCTAAACAAAAGCGACACGCGCGTGTCGCTTTTGTTAAGCAACGGGCGGACGCTTCGCCCGACACCGATATTCCCCACCAGGCATAAGGGGTTTGCGACTTTGCCGTTGGATGGGTGTCGTCGGTCATGCTGCTCACTCGCGCCGCGCGCGGCCGAAGTGACGGCGGTTCGTTAGTCTGCGGCAGCGCGTGCCGATGCGACACGGGTGGTGACCGCAATCCGAATTCGGGCATCGACGCGATCACGCTTCGCGATGGAGGGCACTTGATCGTCTACAACCACACCCAACGCGGCCGCTCTCCGCTTAACGTGGCGGTGTCAAGGGATGGGAGCGACTGGAAGCCGGTGCTCGTGCTCGAGAACCAACCGGGCGAATACAGTTGTCCGGCCGTGATTCAGGCGGCCGACGGCCTCGTCCACGTGACCTACACCTGGCAGCGCAAGCGTATTCGACATGTCGTTATCGACCCGGTGAAGCTGGCCGTTGATAGCCCCCACGTCATCGAGTAGCGACAATATCCGCCAAGCCGGCCGGCGGGGTCATTTCGCCGCTGGGGTTTCCGAAGGCTTGATCGTGACCTCGCTTTCGGGCAGCGGTTCAATCTTCGTGTCGACGCCCTTGAGGTGTTTGTCGAAGAAGGAGGCGGTCAGTTGGACGACGGCCGGCAGCCCGAAGGCCGGGCCGCCGTGGTTGGCACCGGGCAGCCGTTGAAGCGTGACTTCGACGCCCGCCTTGGCCAACAGGTCGCTTAGCTCCACGCTTTGAGCGTAGGGAACCAGCGCGTCGTGGTCGCCGTG
It encodes the following:
- a CDS encoding SNF2-related protein, with the protein product MSSVLDELSAGQTVSHSEMGNGVFLSAVAGGYARVFFQQLGERQVAITSLVPALSWEEEVVSNVRPATREAVERLWLALEAEQIPLLENAATLTSAKVDLLPHQIVLTYRIANASPRRFLIADSVGLGKTIETALILRELASRGELSRALMVVPAGLVENWRRELNDTFHLDFEVFGSEGDVTDRKTNAFAKHNRLIASIDTLKRPQRVKRILQAPPWDLIVFDEAHHLTAYQSGTKTTKTQNFKLAEALRDHSRDLLLLSATPHQGDHFRFWMLVRLLNPTLFTGTDDMINNRHRLNAVVFRRTQADACDAHGEPLFSRRQVHTQSFPLSPPEKAFYDALMDYLRDGYNLAEAAGSQGRALGFVMTIFQKIAASSFAAVGTTLRRRLLGLTLHEAIVCDENLDADGRDRALEAARQQIRSMFGLANDGLGRAEADRILADAKLRLLRKLGEKVDVDTDASETKAAGDEEAAASLVAVALPAERKRISELLAMMPHGDESKTLELLRALADLWAMHPREKIVVFTTYLGSVDALRAAIERQFPGYGVDVLKGGDHGAKVAAERRFRKPDGPRVLICTAAGREGINLQFARVLFNHDLPWNPMDLEQRIGRIHRYGQAHTAQVYNLVSADTIEGEIFLLLEEKLLEIAKALGKVDELGQVTEDLRGQILGQLSERVSYDRLYQDAVKDPTLRRTRQELEVALENARMARQVVFELFQDLEGFRLDDYKQFDDGGQALRRLLAFVREAVRHDGGVFQAENATTFKVSVNGDGALLLTTDRDAAKRDEKLTLLGLEHPFVRRLIDHHQQLPSTARALVGRLPRNGDSRGAISTWHVQAQAGKGQFYQRIVTVGLGANGERSPIVERHADEILELEPVNAAVFDAGHRTKVVRLTIPEMIRRDLSHAGMLSAESSVSARLLGWVELC
- a CDS encoding exo-alpha-sialidase; amino-acid sequence: MLLTRAARGRSDGGSLVCGSACRCDTGGDRNPNSGIDAITLRDGGHLIVYNHTQRGRSPLNVAVSRDGSDWKPVLVLENQPGEYSCPAVIQAADGLVHVTYTWQRKRIRHVVIDPVKLAVDSPHVIE